Proteins found in one Oryza glaberrima chromosome 4, OglaRS2, whole genome shotgun sequence genomic segment:
- the LOC127771389 gene encoding betaine aldehyde dehydrogenase 1: protein MAAPSAIPRRGLFIGGGWREPSLGRRLPVVNPATEATIGDIPAATAEDVELAVSAARDAFGRDGGRHWSRAPGAVRAKYLKAIAAKIKDKKSYLALLETLDSGKPLDEAAGDMEDVAACFEYYADLAEALDGKQRAPISLPMEKFESYVLKEPIGVVGLITPWNYPLLMATWKVAPALAAGCTAVLKPSELASLTCLELGGICAEIGLPPGVLNIITGLGTEAGAPLASHPHVDKIAFTGSTETGKRIMITASQMVKPVSLELGGKSPLIVFDDVDIDKAVEWAMFGCFANAGQVCSATSRLLLHEKIAKRFLDRLVAWAKSIKISDPLEEGCRLGSVVSEGQYKKIMKFISTARCEGATILYGGARPQHLKRGFFIEPTIITNVSTSMQIWREEVFGPVICVKEFRTEREAVELANDTHYGLAGAVISNDLERCERISKAIQSGIVWINCSQPCFVQAPWGGNKRSGFGRELGQWGLDNYLSVKQVTKYCSDEPYGWYRPPSKL, encoded by the exons ATGGCCGCGCCGTCGGCGATCCCCCGCCGCGGCCTGTTCatcggcggcgggtggcgggagccgtccctcggccgccgcctccccgtcgtcaacccggccacggaGGCAACCATCG GTGACAtcccggcggccacggcggaggACGTCGAGCTCgcggtgtcggcggcgagggatgCGTTCGGCCGCGACGGTGGGAGACACTGGTCGCGCGCGCCTGGGGCCGTGCGGGCCAAGTACCTCAAGGCGATCGCCGCTAAG ATTAAAGATAAGAAATCTTATCTAGCTTTGTTGGAGACTCTTGATTCTGGGAAGCCTCTGGATGAAGCAGCTGGGGACATG GAGGATGTCGCTGCATGCTTTGAGTATTATGCTGATCTGGCAGAAGCTTTAGATGGGAAACAACGGGCACCAATCTCTCTACCCATGGAAAAATTTGAGTCCTATGTACTCAAAGAACCCATTGGGGTTGTTGGACTTATCACTCCCTG GAATTATCCTCTGCTGATGGCTACTTGGAAGGTTGCACCTGCCCTGGCTGCTGGGTGTACAGCTGTATTAAAGCCATCTGAGCTTGCTTCCCT GACATGTTTAGAGCTTGGTGGAATATGTGCAGAAATTGGATTACCTCCAGGAGTCTTGAACATAATTACTGGTCTGGGCACTGAAGCTGGTGCTCCATTAGCTTCACATCCCCATGTGGATAAG ATTGCTTTTACTGGAAGCACAGAAACTGGTAAGAGGATAATGATTACTGCTTCCCAAATGGTCAAG CCTGTTTCGTTAGAGCTTGGTGGCAAAAGTCCTCTTATTGTCTTTGATGATGTTGATATTGATAAAG CTGTTGAGTGGGCCATGTTTGGGTGTTTTGCGAATGCTGGTCAAGTCTGCAGTGCTACTTCTCGTCTACTTTTGCAT GAGAAAATTGCAAAGCGATTCTTGGATAGGTTGGTTGCATGGGCAAAGAGTATCAAAATCTCAGATCCACTAGAAGAAGGTTGCAGGCTGGGGTCAGTCGTTAGTGAAGGGCAG tataaaaaaataatgaagttCATCTCAACAGCAAGATGTGAAGGTGCCACAATTCTATATGGGGGTGCCCGACCACAA CACCTCAAAAGGGGGTTCTTTATTGAGCCTACTATTATAACAAATGTTAGCACATCAATGCAAATTTGGCGAGAGGAAGTCTTTGGACCGGTCATCTGCGTTAAAGAATTTAGGACAGAGCGTGAAGCAGTAGAACTTGCAAATGATACTCA CTATGGTCTAGCTGGCGCTGTGATTTCCAATGATCTAGAGAGGTGCGAGCGCATTTCAAAG GCTATCCAGTCAGGTATCGTTTGGATAAATTGCTCGCAACCATGCTTTGTTCAAGCTCCATGGGGAGGGAACAAGCGGAGTGGTTTTGGCCGGGAGCTAGGACAGTG GGGCCTCGATAACTACTTGAGCGTGAAGCAAGTCACCAAGTACTGCTCAGATGAACCATACGGATGGTACCGGCCTCCATCCAAGCTGTAG
- the LOC127769986 gene encoding protein NRT1/ PTR FAMILY 6.4-like, protein MVSAGVHGGDDGVVVDFRGNPVDKGRTGGWLGAGLILGTELAERVCVVAISMNLVTYLVGDLHLSNARSANIVTNFLGTLNLLALLGGFLADAVLGRYLTVAVSATIAAIGVSLLAASTVVPGMRPPPCGDAAAAAAAAAESGGCVAASGGQMAMLYAALYTAAAGAGGLKANVSGFGSDQFDGRDRREGKAMLFFFNRFYFCISLGSVLAVTALVYVQEDVGRGWGYGASAAAMVAAVAVFAAGTPRYRYRRPQGSPLTAIGRVLWAAWRKRRMPFPADAGELHGFHKAKVPHTNRLRCLDKAAIVEADLAAATPPEQPVAALTVTEVEEAKMVVKLLPIWSTSILFWTVYSQMTTFSVEQASHMDRRAGGFAVPAGSFSVFLFLSILLFTSASERLLVPLARRLMITRRPQGLTSLQRVGAGLVLATLAMAVSALVEKKRRDASGGAGGGGVAMISAFWLVPQFFLVGAGEAFAYVGQLEFFIREAPERMKSMSTGLFLATLAMGFFLSSLLVSAVDAATRGAWIRDGLDDGRLDLFYWMLAALGVANFAAFLVFASRHQYRPAILPAADSPPDDEGAVREAATTVKGMDF, encoded by the exons ATG GTTTCTGCCGGCGttcatggcggcgacgacggcgtggtggtggaTTTCAGGGGAAACCCGGTGGACAAGGGCCGGACCGGAGGATGGCTCGGAGCCGGTCTCATCCTAG GGACGGAATTGGCGGAGCGGGTGTGCGTGGTGGCCATCTCGATGAACCTGGTGACGTACCTCGTCGGCGACCTGCACCTCTCCAACGCCAGGTCGGCCAACATCGTCACCAACTTCCTGGGCACGCTCaacctcctcgccctcctcggcggcttcctcgccgacgccgtgctCGGCCGCtacctcaccgtcgccgtctccgccaccatcgccgccatc GGTGTGAGCCTGCTGGCAGCGAGCACGGTAGTGCCGGGaatgcggccgccgccgtgcggcgacgcggcggcggcggcggcggcggcggcggagagtgGTGGGtgcgtggcggcgagcggcgggcagATGGCGATGCTGTACGCGGCGCtgtacacggcggcggcgggggcgggggggcTGAAGGCGAACGTGTCCGGGTTCGGGTCGGACCAGTTCGACGGGCGCGACCGCCGGGAGGGGAAGGCCatgctcttcttcttcaaccGCTTCTACTTCTGCATCAGCCTCGGCTCGGTGCTCGCGGTCACCGCGCTAGTGTACGTGCAGGAGGACGTCGGCCGCGGCTGGGGCTACGgcgcgtcggccgccgccatggtcgcCGCGGTGGCGGTGTTCGCCGCCGGCACGCCGAGGTACCGGTACCGGAGGCCCCAGGGGAGCCCCCTCACGGCGATCGGCCGCGTGCTGTGGGCGGCGTGGCGCAAACGGAGGATGCCGTTCCcggcggacgccggcgagctccacggCTTCCACAAGGCTAAGGTGCCACACACTAACAGGCTCAG GTGTCTGGACAAAGCCGCAATCGTGGAGGCCgacctggcggcggcgacgccaccgGAGCAGCCAGTGGCGGCGCTGACGGtgacggaggtggaggaggcgaagaTGGTGGTGAAGCTGCTCCCCATCTGGTCCACGAGCATCCTCTTCTGGACGGTCTACTCCCAGATGACCACCTTCTCCGTCGAGCAGGCGTCGCACATggaccgccgcgccggcggcttCGCCGTGCCGGCGGGCTCCTTCTCCGTCTTCCTCTTCCTGTccatcctcctcttcacctccGCCAGCGAGCGGCTCCTCGTCCCGCTCGCGCGCCGCCTGATGATCACACGCCGCCCGCAGGGGCTGACCTCCCTGCAGCGCGTCGGCGCGGGGCTCGTCCTCGCCACGCTCGCCATGGCCGTCTCGGCGCTCGTCGAGAAGAAGCGCCGCGACGCGTCCGGCGgagccggcggaggaggcgtcgCGATGATCAGCGCGTTCTGGCTTGTGCCGCAGTTCTTCCTGgtgggcgccggcgaggcgttcGCGTACGTGGGGCAGCTGGAGTTCTTCATCAGGGAGGCCCCCGAGCGGATGAAGTCCATGAGCACGGGCCTGTTCCTCGCCACGCTCGCCATGGGGTTCTTCCTGAGCAGCCTCCTCGTgtccgccgtcgacgccgccacgcGGGGCGCGTGGATCCGGGACGGCCTGGACGACGGGAGGCTGGACCTGTTCTACTGGATGCTCGCTGCGCTCGGGGTGGCCAACTTCGCGGCGTTCCTGGTGTTCGCGAGCCGGCATCAGTACAGGCCGGCGATACTGCCCGCGGCGGACTCGCCGCCGGACGACGAGGGCGCGGTCAGGGAGGCCGCGACGACAGTGAAAGGGATGGACTTCTAG
- the LOC127771455 gene encoding plant UBX domain-containing protein 4-like: MSSSNNGGGGDKKPASGGRGGPTIRTLADISRGPSGFPGGGGGGGSDSDEPQEYYTGGEKSGMLVQDPTRRNTVDSIFEQARQMGALQDQPPPFEDQSSSSRSFTGTGRLLSGETAPAAPPPPGNVLHNIQFWNNGFTVDDGPLRDYDDPANADFIESIKKSQCPQELEPADRRTPVHVNVIKRLEDYQAPLRPPSPFQGVGRTLGGGSSAEESQAPAPATQEPRRSVGIVVDDSLPFTSIQLRLADGTRMVARFNMHHTVGDIRSFIDASRPGATRPYQLQTGFPPKQLADPAQTVEQAGLANSVIIQKM; encoded by the exons ATGAGCTCCTCCaacaacggcggtggcggcgacaagAAGCCGGCGTCCGGCGGCCGCGGGGGCCCCACCATCCGCACCCTCGCGGACATCAGCCGCGGCCCGTCCGGCTTCcctgggggcggcggcggcggcggcagcgactccGACGAGCCCCAGGAGTACTACACCGGCGGCGAGAAGAG tgGGATGCTTGTTCAGGACCCAACAAGAAGAAACACTGTGGACTCAATCTTCGAACAAGCTAGACAGATGGGTGCTCTCCAAGATCAACCGCCTCCATTTGAGGATCAATCTTCCAGTTCAAGAAGCTTTACAGGGACTGGTCGACTTCTTTCAGGAGAGACAGCACCAGCTGCACCTCCACCGCCTGGGAATGTACTTCACAATATACAATTCTGGAACAATGGATTCACTGTAGATGATGGTCCGCTGAGGGACTATGATGATCCTGCAAATGCTGATTTCATTGAG AGCATCAAGAAGTCCCAGTGCCCCCAGGAGTTGGAGCCAGCTGATAGAAGAACACCTGTTCATGTGAATGTTATCAAACGACTGGAAGACTATCAG GCTCCTCTAAGGCCTCCATCACCCTTCCAGGGTGTTGGAAGAACCCTTGGTGGTGGATCTTCTGCAGAAGAGAGCCAGGCACCAGCTCCTGCCACTCAAGAACCCCGCAGGTCCGTTGGAATAGTTGTGGACGACTCGCTCCCATTTACATCCATACAGCTAAGGCTGGCCGATGGCACTCGCATGGTTGCCCGTTTCAACATGCACCACACGGTGGGCGACATCAGGTCTTTCATCGACGCCTCTCGGCCTGGGGCTACAAGGCCCTATCAGCTGCAGACTGGTTTCCCGCCGAAGCAGCTGGCTGATCCAGCACAGACCGTCGAGCAAGCTGGTCTGGCGAACTCTGTCATCATTCAGAAGATGTAG
- the LOC127771454 gene encoding uncharacterized protein LOC127771454 encodes MFPPFSHLRRRLLAAIPNPNLLFQPSRSLSTSTTPATRAPATPVAVLWDLAASRPPSTLPLYDAAVRLHLAATSFGRVRLSAAFVHPGHRLPAPSPSAAAAAVHLCRVCGRRFRARDTLLRHFDAIHAREHAKRLARIDSSRGDRRVRLAAALSLKLSKYEKAARELTAAADPCSPADDLRRARVAVELSPTPSVSLLERAHEVLDGGSVRCLMLVSARDELAPLLRLAREKGVRSVVVGGESGPARWADVGFSWAEVIAGKARKAAPSVSGKWRDRDVLKRLEWRYDDDDEEVVFEEDGDEDGIDELTRNSKGKPWWKLESDGEDSSACR; translated from the coding sequence ATGTTCCCGCCGTtctcccacctccgccgccgcctcctcgccgcgatCCCTAACCCTAACCTCCTCTTCCAACCGTCGcgctctctctccacctccaccacgccGGCAACCCGCGCCCCCGCCACCCCGGTGGCCGTCCTCTGGGATTTGGCCGCCTCCCGGCCCCCCTCCACCCTCCCCCTCTACGACGCCGCCGTGcggctccacctcgccgccacctccttcggCCGggtccgcctctccgccgccttcgtccaccccggccaccgcctccctgCCCCGtctccgtccgccgccgcggccgccgtgcaCCTCTGCCGCGTCTGCGGCCGCCGCTTCCGCGCCCGCGACACGCTGCTCCGCCACTTCGACGCGATCCACGCCCGCGAGCACGCCAAGCGCCTCGCGCGGATCGACTCCTCCCGCGGCGACCGACGcgtgcgcctcgccgccgcgctctccctCAAGCTCTCCAAGTACGAGAAGGCCGCCCGcgagctcaccgccgccgccgacccctgctcccccgccgacgacctccgcagggcccgcgtcgccgtcgagctctCCCCGACCCCGTCCGTCTCCCTCCTTGAGCGCGCCCACGAGGTGCTCGACGGAGGGTCCGTTCGGTGCCTGATGCTGGTCTCGGCCCGTGACGAGCTCGCTCCTCTGCTGCGCCTCGCGAGGGAGAAGGGCGTCCGGTCCGTGGTCGTCGGCGGGGAGTCCGGGCCGGCGAGGTGGGCTGACGTTGGGTTCAGCTGGGCAGAGGTGATCGCCGGTAAGGCCAGGAAGGCGGCGCCGTCTGTGTCCGGCAAGTGGCGGGACAGGGACGTGCTCAAGAGGCTGGAATGGaggtacgacgacgacgacgaagaggtGGTGTTCGAGGAGGACGGTGACGAGGATGGGATCGATGAGCTGACGAGGAATTCCAAGGGGAAGCCATGGTGGAAGCTGGAATCGGATGGCGAGGACTCCAGTGCTTGCCGTTGA